From Triticum urartu cultivar G1812 chromosome 2, Tu2.1, whole genome shotgun sequence, a single genomic window includes:
- the LOC125541051 gene encoding uncharacterized protein LOC125541051, which translates to MPTALSAPPQTLPTTAAMLHHQRPCRRHPYPLALSPYPRRRAGREEPPPHSTLAPIRTGGAPTRSEQEHRVVHVPGVPRSIRPTLCSPYLPRCWGIQIEQVRCRRSTISMRCAGEATVMLVVDASAVFHRHTAAPSDAALPRDERPGCRSARTEPRARRCHGHGGLQGEADTHTASSCSLCLTASSCSTAMSTDAHTGMTCVPPMTLHRCYVRERARLLQCRVRWCATNLRWGQPGGAWPCVWRYMELRRFLLDCRDLVLVLPLACYLCSNLVKTV; encoded by the exons ATGCCCACAGCTCTCTCTGCCCCACCCCAAACCCTACCCACAACCGCCGCCATGCTCCATCACCAGCGACCTTGCCGCCGCCACCCCTATCCCCTCGCCCTATCTCCATACCCGCGACGCCGAGCCGGACGGGAGGAGCCACCGCCCCACAGCACGCTCGCACCGATACGTACAGGCGGTGCCCCCACCAGATCTGAACAAGAACACCGAGTGGTTCATGTACCTGGCGTTCCTAGATCCATCCGCCCCACCCTCTGCTCACCCTATCTCCCTCGGTGTTGGGGCATCCAGATCGAGCAGGTCAGGTGCCGGCGCTCCACGATCTCCATGCGATGCGCCGGCGAGGCGACGGTGATGCTTGTGGTGGACGCCTCCGCCGTCTTCCACCGACACACAGCCGCGCCCTCCGACGCCGCTCTTCCACGCGACGAGAGGCCTGGGTGCCGCTCGGCTAGGACAGAACCCCGCGCTCGACGATGCCATGGACATGGAGGTCTTCAAG GCGAAGCTGATACCCACACAGCCAGTTCGTGCTCACTGTGTTTGACCGCCAGCTCGTGCTCTACTGCGATGAGTACCGATGCCCACACAGGTATGACGTGCGTGCCCCCCATGACCTTGCACCGGTGCTATGTGCGTGAGCGCGCGCGCTTGCTGCAATGTCGGGTGCGGTGGTGTGCTACAAACTTGCGATGGGGGCAGCCAGGTGGTGCGTGGCCGTGTGTGTGGCGATATATGGAGCTCCGGAGATTCCTATTGGATTGCCGAGACTTGGTCTTGGTTCTGCCGTTGGCGTGTTATCTTTGCTCTAATCTGGTTAAAACTGTGTGA